A single region of the Lycium barbarum isolate Lr01 chromosome 2, ASM1917538v2, whole genome shotgun sequence genome encodes:
- the LOC132626481 gene encoding uncharacterized protein LOC132626481 isoform X1, with protein MLVLTNRLSRALWSVAFSSSSTKISSRGVSTFIQSKHCLPNSESRYSSLFASPWSATQLRGAKFRGDDLKPGNVIEKKGRMYQVVKAQHSTQGRGGAIIQVELRDVDSGSKSNERFRTDEPVERVFVAEKSFTYLYTDDETGNIVLMEPETYEQLDVPKHLFGESYVYLQDDMNVNLQLYDGRAMSASIPTRATCTVAESEMPMRASATPQYKKVFLDNGLTVQVPKHIVEGDKIIVNTADHSYMSRA; from the exons atgCTAGTTCTTACCAACAGACTATCCCGTGCTCTTTGGTCAGttgctttttcttcttcttccacaAAGATTTCTTCAAGAGGTGTTTCCACTTTCATTCAATCCAAACACTGCCTTCCAAATAGCGAATCTCGGTATTCTTCTCTGTTTGCTTCGCCATGGTCCGCTACTCAACTCCGCGGTGCCAAATTTCGCGGTGACGAT TTGAAGCCAGGAAACGTGATTGAAAAAAAAG GAAGGATGTATCAG GTGGTAAAGGCACAACACTCAACCCAAGGAAGAGGAGGAGCTATTATACAG GTGGAGCTCCGTGATGTTGATAGTGGAAGCAAGTCTAATGAAAGATTTCGTACAGATGAACCTGTTGAAA GAGTATTTGTTGCAGAAAAGAGTTTCACATACCTTTATACAGATGATGAAACTGGAAACATTGTGCTAATGGA GCCTGAGACCTATGAGCAACTAGATGTACCAAAACACTTGTTTGGGGAAAGTTATGTTTACCTTCAAG ATGATATGAATGTCAATTTACAACTGTATGATGGAAGAGCAATGTCTGCATCAATTCCTACACGAGCAACATGTACTGTTGCTGAATCTGAAATGCCCATGAGGGCATCAGCTACTCCACA GTATAAGAAGGTTTTTTTGGACAATGGTCTTACTGTGCAG gtacCGAAACACATCGTAGAAGGAGACAAGATTATCGTTAACACCGCCGACCACTCTTACATGAGCAG AGCTTAG
- the LOC132626481 gene encoding uncharacterized protein LOC132626481 isoform X2 has protein sequence MLVLTNRLSRALWSVAFSSSSTKISSRGVSTFIQSKHCLPNSESRYSSLFASPWSATQLRGAKFRGDDLKPGNVIEKKGRMYQVVKAQHSTQGRGGAIIQVELRDVDSGSKSNERFRTDEPVERVFVAEKSFTYLYTDDETGNIVLMEPETYEQLDVPKHLFGESYVYLQDDMNVNLQLYDGRAMSASIPTRATCTVAESEMPMRASATPQYKKVFLDNGLTVQVPKHIVEGDKIIVNTADHSYMSR, from the exons atgCTAGTTCTTACCAACAGACTATCCCGTGCTCTTTGGTCAGttgctttttcttcttcttccacaAAGATTTCTTCAAGAGGTGTTTCCACTTTCATTCAATCCAAACACTGCCTTCCAAATAGCGAATCTCGGTATTCTTCTCTGTTTGCTTCGCCATGGTCCGCTACTCAACTCCGCGGTGCCAAATTTCGCGGTGACGAT TTGAAGCCAGGAAACGTGATTGAAAAAAAAG GAAGGATGTATCAG GTGGTAAAGGCACAACACTCAACCCAAGGAAGAGGAGGAGCTATTATACAG GTGGAGCTCCGTGATGTTGATAGTGGAAGCAAGTCTAATGAAAGATTTCGTACAGATGAACCTGTTGAAA GAGTATTTGTTGCAGAAAAGAGTTTCACATACCTTTATACAGATGATGAAACTGGAAACATTGTGCTAATGGA GCCTGAGACCTATGAGCAACTAGATGTACCAAAACACTTGTTTGGGGAAAGTTATGTTTACCTTCAAG ATGATATGAATGTCAATTTACAACTGTATGATGGAAGAGCAATGTCTGCATCAATTCCTACACGAGCAACATGTACTGTTGCTGAATCTGAAATGCCCATGAGGGCATCAGCTACTCCACA GTATAAGAAGGTTTTTTTGGACAATGGTCTTACTGTGCAG gtacCGAAACACATCGTAGAAGGAGACAAGATTATCGTTAACACCGCCGACCACTCTTACATGAGCAGGTGA